Proteins co-encoded in one Astatotilapia calliptera chromosome 18, fAstCal1.2, whole genome shotgun sequence genomic window:
- the LOC113010250 gene encoding gastrula zinc finger protein XlCGF57.1-like isoform X1, whose product MSSVQHLREFIKERLNAATEEIFSEFEKTIVRHEEEIRQLRLLNIRPGIKSHNTDLPQQRDCKENVELDDPQVCSQERNSSLDQQDTDPPQIKEEQEEISINHEEEQLALKQETKSGIIWTVQQLGIMWNPEVKLHRIDFPQHDCKDEDGLTTQQVCNQEKNSSLHQEDPSQIKEEQEELCTTEVEKTVVLKQETETFPAREESGHSEPEPSSDQLHSHKSPDADQDEIKDGNSHRNEWEQIVSGPSVQNSETAHLCSTCGKRFFWKSKLTRHMQIHTGEKPHSCSTCGKTFNQKSHLKVHMEFHANEKRYSCSTCGKRFYIKSNLRSHMRIHTVEKPYSCTICGKRFRWTSDLSRHIRIHTGEKPHCCCTCGKRFTTTGQLKRHMRIHTGDKPHCCCTFGKGFTQRGQLKRHMRIHTGEKPHCCGTCGKRFTTKGQLKIHMRIHTGEKPHCCGTCGKRFTTKGQLKIHMRIHTGEKPHCCGTCGKRFTTKGQLKIHMRIHTGEKPHCCSTCGKRFIQRGQLKTHMRIHTGEKPHSCSNLEKIQVEGNLK is encoded by the exons ACCTCCCACAGCAACGTGATTGTAAGGAAAATGTGGAACTGGATGACCCGCAGGTATGTAGCCAGGAGAGGAACTCCAGTTTGGACCAGCAGGACACAGATcctccacagattaaagaggaacaggaggaaatCTCCATCAATCATGAAGAAGAGCAGCTTGCACTGAAGCAGGAAACCAAAAGCGGCATCATCTGGACCGTGCAGCAGCTGGGCATCATGTGGAACCCTGAAGTAAAGTTGCACAGAATAG ATTTTCCACAACATGACTGTAAGGACGAGGATGGGCTCACAACTCAGCAGGTCTGTAACCAGGAGAAGAACTCCAGTCTACACCAGGAGGATCCTtcacagattaaagaggaacaggaggaactcTGTACCACTGAAGTGGAAAAAACGGTTGTTCTAAAGCAGGAGACTGAAACTTTTCCTGCTCGTGAAGAAAGTGGCCACAGTGAACCAGAACCAAGCAGTGACCAGCTCCATTCTCACAAATCTCCTGACGCAGATCAGGATGAAATCAAGGATGGTAACTCGCACAGAAATGAGTGGGAGCAAATCGTATCAGGCCCGAGTGTTCAAAATTCCGAGACAGCACATTTAtgtagcacctgtgggaaaagatttTTTTGGAAGTCAAAGTTAACTAGACACATGcaaattcacacaggtgagaaaccacATTCTTGCAGCACCTGTGGGAAAACGTTTAATCAGAAAAGCCATTTGAAAGTACACATGGAATTCCATGCAAATGAAAAACGATATTCCTGTAGCACTTGTGGGAAAAGattttatataaaatcaaatttGAGAAGCCACATGCGAATTCACACAGTTGAGAAGCCATATTCTTGTACCATTTGTGGGAAAAGATTTAGGTGGACGTCAGATTTGAGTAGACACATcagaattcacacaggtgagaagccacaTTGTTGTTgcacctgtgggaaaagatttACTACGACGGGTCAGTTGAAGAGACACATGCGAATTCACACAGGTGATAAGCCACATTGTTGTTGCACCTTTGGGAAAGGATTTACTCAGAGGGGTCAGTTGAAGAGACACATGcgaattcacacaggtgagaagccacaTTGTTGTGgcacctgtgggaaaagatttACTACGAAGGGTCAGTTGAAGATACATATGcgaattcacacaggtgagaagccacaTTGTTGTGgcacctgtgggaaaagatttACTACGAAGGGTCAGTTGAAGATACATATGcgaattcacacaggtgagaagccacaTTGTTGTGgcacctgtgggaaaagatttACTACGAAGGGTCAGTTGAAGATACATATGcgaattcacacaggtgagaagccacaTTGTTGTTCCACCTGTGGGAAAAGGTTTATTCAGAGGGGTCAGTTAAAGACACACATGcgaattcacacaggtgagaagccacaTTCTTGTAGCAATCTAGAAAAGATTCAGGTAGAGGGAAACTTGAAATAA